A portion of the Piscirickettsia litoralis genome contains these proteins:
- a CDS encoding tyrosine-type recombinase/integrase, with amino-acid sequence MALHKQAKILNERQEKAVLSSLQSSTYPTRNTAMFLLSIKAGLRAKEIAALTWDMLLTPDGQLCEAIQLRNTASKGKQGGRVIPLNKQLKQALNQLLEESRPEHGQKPVILSRRKSHFPAHTVVNWFADLYKSLGFEGCSSHSGRRTFVTRAAKNIIKAGGSLRDVQQLAGHTTLQTTQRYIEGDSEAKKRIVDLI; translated from the coding sequence ATGGCGCTTCATAAACAAGCCAAGATTTTGAACGAAAGACAAGAAAAAGCAGTTTTAAGCTCACTCCAATCAAGTACCTATCCGACTCGCAATACTGCGATGTTCTTACTTTCCATCAAAGCCGGTTTACGGGCCAAAGAAATTGCAGCTTTAACTTGGGACATGCTGCTAACCCCTGACGGCCAGCTTTGTGAAGCGATTCAACTAAGAAATACAGCAAGTAAAGGAAAGCAAGGCGGCCGGGTAATTCCATTGAACAAGCAACTTAAACAGGCATTAAACCAGCTTTTAGAAGAAAGCCGACCAGAGCATGGGCAAAAGCCTGTTATTCTCTCACGCCGAAAGTCCCACTTCCCAGCCCACACCGTCGTGAATTGGTTTGCTGATTTATATAAAAGCCTTGGATTTGAAGGTTGCAGTAGTCACAGTGGCCGTCGCACTTTTGTTACCCGCGCAGCTAAAAATATTATCAAAGCTGGTGGCTCCCTACGCGACGTTCAACAGCTCGCCGGACACACAACCCTACAAACAACGCAACGCTACATAGAGGGAGACAGTGAAGCTAAAAAGAGGATAGTGGATCTTATATAG